The following coding sequences lie in one Aureimonas sp. AU20 genomic window:
- a CDS encoding extracellular solute-binding protein, which yields MRKAASAALTGIALLAPAAARAQEPKLSGTITVWSWDVAAKALEAVVPAFNQKYPDVTVKIEDVGNQPTYDRGLAGCAAGGAGMPDVYTVENQESEVFWARFPDCFRDIKAMLGSEGAPLLDKFPEFKRTELTVGDKVYAMPWDSGPIVLFYRRDMFDKAGVDAASIETWDDFVAAGQKVVAANEGAKFVSTNGDTTWFRMLANQTGCSIIAPDAASVTINQPPCVQALEAVGKVAKAGLFLQANWGETLQAINADKLAASIYGGWYEGSLRGAAPSQSGKWGIALMPAFEKGGVRASNLGGSALAIPTASKNPEAALAFLRFALGTPEGQIIQLKASGLVPTLPEAIQDPYVKQPQPFWGGQPIWETVLGTLDKIKPWRGTQYFAEADNSFIPIFAEFMAGQVEAKDALDQAAEEISGATGLPVKE from the coding sequence ATGCGCAAGGCGGCCTCGGCCGCGCTGACGGGCATCGCGCTTCTGGCGCCGGCGGCGGCCCGGGCACAGGAGCCGAAGCTATCCGGCACCATTACCGTGTGGAGCTGGGACGTCGCCGCCAAGGCGCTGGAGGCTGTGGTGCCCGCCTTCAACCAGAAGTACCCGGACGTGACCGTGAAGATCGAAGACGTCGGCAATCAGCCGACCTACGACCGGGGTCTTGCCGGCTGCGCGGCGGGCGGGGCAGGCATGCCCGACGTCTACACGGTGGAAAATCAGGAATCGGAAGTGTTCTGGGCACGCTTCCCCGACTGCTTCCGCGACATCAAGGCGATGCTCGGCAGCGAGGGCGCGCCCCTCCTCGACAAGTTTCCCGAATTCAAGCGGACCGAGCTGACCGTCGGCGATAAGGTCTATGCCATGCCCTGGGATTCGGGGCCGATCGTCCTGTTCTATCGGCGCGACATGTTCGACAAGGCCGGCGTCGACGCCGCCTCGATCGAGACCTGGGACGATTTCGTCGCTGCCGGCCAGAAGGTCGTGGCGGCGAACGAGGGCGCCAAGTTCGTGTCCACCAATGGCGACACGACCTGGTTCCGCATGCTCGCCAACCAGACGGGCTGCTCCATCATCGCTCCCGACGCCGCGAGCGTGACGATCAACCAGCCGCCCTGCGTCCAGGCGCTGGAGGCTGTCGGCAAGGTGGCCAAGGCCGGGCTCTTCCTCCAGGCCAATTGGGGCGAGACGCTGCAGGCGATCAATGCCGACAAGCTGGCCGCCTCGATCTATGGCGGCTGGTACGAAGGCTCGCTTCGGGGCGCCGCGCCCAGCCAGAGCGGCAAATGGGGCATCGCGCTCATGCCCGCCTTCGAGAAGGGCGGCGTGCGCGCTTCCAATCTCGGCGGCTCGGCGCTGGCCATCCCCACCGCCTCGAAGAACCCGGAGGCCGCGCTCGCCTTCCTGCGCTTCGCGCTCGGCACGCCCGAAGGGCAGATCATCCAGCTGAAGGCGAGCGGCCTCGTGCCGACGCTGCCCGAGGCGATCCAGGACCCCTATGTCAAGCAGCCGCAGCCCTTCTGGGGCGGCCAGCCGATCTGGGAAACGGTGCTGGGTACGCTCGACAAGATCAAGCCCTGGCGCGGCACGCAGTATTTCGCCGAGGCCGACAACAGCTTCATCCCGATCTTCGCCGAGTTCATGGCCGGCCAGGTCGAGGCCAAGGACGCGCTGGATCAGGCGGCCGAGGAAATCTCCGGCGCCACGGGCCTGCCGGTCAAGGAATAG
- a CDS encoding beta-galactosidase, whose protein sequence is MPVRALGVCYYPEHWPEEMWAEDARRMAETGIGFVRIGEFAWSRLEPRRGAYTFDWLERAIDTLGRAGLKVVLGTPTATPPKWLVDEMPDMLPVSEDGRVRGFGSRRHYDFSHEGYRAECARIVEALARRFGEHPSVAAWQTDNEYACHLTALSYSEAALKGFRDWLGRKYQSPDALNRAWGNVFWSMEYASFEEIELPNVALTEPAPAHVMDFRRYSSEAIVSFNRLQADIIRRFSPGRDVIHNFMGRTLSFDHFDLGADLDVSSWDSYPLGFLDQWAHREPAFKAAFARAGDPDLQALHHDLYRATSNGRWWIMEQQPGPVNWAPHNPVPRDGMVRLWTWEAFAHGAEVVSYFRWRQAPFAQEQMHAGLLRPDSQPAPGHAEAAAVAREIAGLDLPMPGRADVAILFDYPSAWAWTTQPQGKEFDYFRLVVECYNALRRLGLSVDFLEAKSADPSPYRLVLAPGLFAWPEHLRAALAGLDGVALVGPRSGSRTPDFAIPVALPPELPAPLDALKVTRVETLPPNLTVPMDGRPGAFRIWREMLEVEDAHVLLRSRDGEPTLAGAGSLRYLAGWPDEALAFDLLKSLAEEVGLATLDLPPGLRLRRAGGLAYVFNYGGETVRLSEHGLTGRFRLGGDELAPSGVAILEG, encoded by the coding sequence ATGCCCGTTCGCGCGCTCGGCGTCTGCTACTATCCCGAACATTGGCCCGAGGAGATGTGGGCCGAGGACGCCCGTCGCATGGCCGAGACCGGCATCGGCTTCGTGCGGATCGGCGAGTTCGCCTGGTCGCGGCTGGAGCCCAGGCGCGGCGCCTATACGTTCGACTGGCTGGAGCGGGCGATCGATACGCTCGGCCGGGCCGGGCTCAAGGTCGTGCTCGGCACGCCCACCGCGACGCCGCCCAAATGGCTGGTGGACGAGATGCCCGACATGCTGCCCGTGAGCGAGGACGGGCGCGTGCGCGGCTTCGGCTCGCGCCGTCACTACGACTTCTCGCACGAGGGCTACCGCGCCGAGTGCGCCCGCATCGTGGAAGCGCTGGCGCGCCGTTTCGGCGAGCACCCTTCCGTTGCCGCCTGGCAGACCGACAACGAATATGCCTGCCATCTTACGGCCCTGTCCTATTCCGAGGCTGCGCTGAAGGGCTTTCGCGACTGGCTCGGCCGCAAGTACCAGTCGCCGGACGCGCTGAACCGCGCCTGGGGTAACGTGTTCTGGTCGATGGAATATGCGAGCTTCGAGGAGATCGAGCTGCCCAACGTGGCGCTGACCGAGCCCGCGCCCGCCCATGTCATGGACTTCCGCCGCTATTCCTCCGAGGCGATCGTCAGCTTCAACCGGCTGCAGGCCGACATCATCCGCCGCTTCTCGCCGGGGCGCGACGTCATCCACAATTTCATGGGACGCACGCTCTCCTTCGACCATTTCGATCTCGGCGCCGATCTCGACGTGTCGAGCTGGGATTCCTATCCGCTCGGCTTTCTCGACCAGTGGGCCCATCGCGAACCCGCCTTTAAAGCCGCGTTCGCCCGGGCCGGCGATCCCGATCTCCAGGCCCTGCACCACGATCTCTACCGCGCCACCTCGAACGGCCGCTGGTGGATCATGGAGCAGCAGCCCGGCCCGGTGAACTGGGCGCCGCACAATCCCGTGCCGCGCGACGGCATGGTGCGGCTTTGGACCTGGGAGGCCTTCGCGCACGGCGCCGAGGTGGTAAGCTACTTCCGCTGGCGCCAGGCGCCCTTCGCGCAGGAGCAGATGCATGCAGGCCTCCTGCGACCCGACAGCCAGCCGGCGCCCGGCCATGCCGAGGCCGCCGCCGTGGCGCGCGAGATCGCGGGGCTCGACCTGCCCATGCCGGGCCGGGCCGATGTCGCCATTCTTTTCGACTACCCCTCGGCCTGGGCCTGGACCACGCAGCCGCAGGGCAAGGAGTTCGATTATTTCCGCCTCGTGGTCGAGTGCTACAACGCGCTGCGCCGGCTCGGCCTGTCGGTGGACTTCCTCGAGGCCAAGAGCGCCGATCCCTCTCCCTACCGCCTCGTTCTGGCGCCCGGTCTCTTCGCGTGGCCGGAGCATCTGCGCGCGGCTTTGGCGGGGCTCGACGGCGTCGCGCTGGTCGGCCCGCGCTCGGGCTCGCGCACGCCGGACTTCGCCATTCCCGTCGCCCTGCCGCCGGAACTCCCCGCTCCGCTCGATGCGCTCAAGGTGACACGCGTCGAGACCCTGCCGCCGAACCTCACCGTGCCCATGGACGGGCGCCCCGGCGCCTTCCGCATCTGGCGCGAGATGCTGGAGGTCGAGGACGCCCATGTCCTGCTTCGCTCGCGCGACGGCGAGCCGACGCTGGCCGGTGCGGGGTCGCTTCGCTATCTCGCCGGCTGGCCGGACGAAGCGCTGGCCTTCGATCTCCTGAAAAGCCTGGCCGAAGAGGTGGGGCTCGCGACGCTCGACCTGCCGCCCGGCCTTCGCCTGCGCCGTGCCGGCGGGCTCGCCTATGTCTTCAACTATGGCGGGGAGACCGTGCGCCTGTCGGAGCACGGGCTCACCGGCCGGTTCCGCCTCGGCGGAGACGAGCTCGCGCCCTCCGGCGTCGCGATCCTGGAGGGCTGA
- a CDS encoding calcium-binding protein, producing the protein MAEMYSSSEAAALHSLSQEATDRINRVLNDIGLAGTSHVAIQSIDSDQVAADSGDAVMVVIPGDSKDVAVDDSGANVSVIMSDHGTIHLTGLGNDTIFGSDGGDTITAGGGDATIHGGLGADSLSGGSIGGSHVIYGGGGHDTLLGGNGMDTLWAGTDGSYLEGGAKGHTEMHAGGGGDTIRSTGDYDTIHGGVATINTYGDHTLIHADGDTIGSHGAYDTIDASGSHRASTIDAYGHHATIQGGDGNDTIMLHDDKTGYSYVDGGAGNDSIIGSKGGHATLSGGAGDDYLMAYGVGDSVMGGDGSDYFQIVHYGTGHDTLDGGAGSNTVNFADRHFSDAHISTSDHTTIVSFDDGYKASITHVDQLRFSDTVYNITNV; encoded by the coding sequence ATGGCTGAAATGTACAGCAGTTCCGAGGCGGCCGCCCTGCACTCCCTTTCGCAGGAGGCCACCGACCGCATCAATCGCGTTCTGAACGATATCGGCCTGGCCGGCACGTCTCACGTCGCGATTCAGTCGATCGACAGCGACCAAGTCGCCGCCGACTCGGGCGATGCTGTCATGGTGGTCATTCCGGGTGACTCCAAGGACGTGGCCGTGGACGATTCCGGCGCGAACGTCTCCGTGATCATGAGCGATCACGGCACGATCCACCTGACGGGCCTCGGCAACGACACGATCTTCGGCTCGGATGGCGGCGACACGATCACCGCCGGCGGCGGCGATGCGACCATCCACGGCGGGCTCGGGGCCGACAGTCTGTCGGGCGGCTCGATCGGCGGCTCCCACGTCATCTATGGCGGCGGGGGCCATGACACGCTGTTGGGGGGCAACGGCATGGACACGCTCTGGGCCGGAACGGACGGGAGCTATCTCGAGGGCGGCGCGAAGGGCCACACCGAGATGCACGCGGGCGGAGGCGGCGACACGATCCGCTCCACCGGCGACTACGACACGATCCATGGCGGCGTGGCGACCATCAACACCTATGGCGACCACACGTTGATCCATGCCGATGGCGACACGATCGGCTCCCACGGCGCCTACGACACGATCGACGCCTCCGGCTCGCACCGCGCCTCCACGATCGACGCCTATGGCCACCACGCCACGATCCAGGGCGGCGACGGCAACGACACGATCATGCTGCACGACGACAAGACCGGCTATTCCTATGTCGACGGCGGCGCGGGCAACGATTCCATCATCGGCTCCAAGGGCGGCCATGCCACGCTCTCGGGCGGCGCGGGCGACGACTATCTCATGGCCTACGGCGTCGGCGACAGCGTCATGGGCGGCGACGGATCGGACTATTTCCAGATCGTCCACTACGGCACGGGCCATGACACGCTGGACGGTGGCGCCGGCTCCAACACCGTCAACTTCGCCGACCGCCACTTCTCCGACGCGCATATCTCGACCAGCGACCACACGACGATCGTGAGCTTCGACGACGGCTACAAGGCCAGCATCACCCATGTCGATCAGCTGCGCTTCTCCGACACGGTCTACAACATCACCAATGTCTAA
- a CDS encoding carbohydrate ABC transporter permease, which translates to MHASRRAPYGFLAPFLLVFVLFWGWPLIQSVLLSFQNTRVSPWVFDLGVNWRRLLIDRAFHNALWNTLLVLVVQVPLMLALATALALALDTPFLRWRAFLRFAFFAPVVVSEVAYSVVFRLLFNGNFGAVNEGLRALGINGPNWLHEGATAKAVIVLALTWRWTGYNAIILLAGLQSIPKDLYEAARMDGAGAWRSFTHVTLPLLAPVLAFCLVLSVIGTMQLFAEPWLITDRGGPGNATETLGTYLYKQGFVNLNFGYASAIAYSIAAMAALIAALNLLLARKGAEA; encoded by the coding sequence ATGCACGCGAGTCGCCGCGCCCCTTACGGGTTTCTGGCTCCCTTTCTCTTGGTTTTCGTCCTGTTCTGGGGCTGGCCGCTGATCCAGTCCGTGCTCCTGTCCTTCCAGAACACGCGCGTCTCGCCCTGGGTCTTCGATCTCGGCGTGAACTGGCGCCGGCTTTTGATCGACCGCGCCTTTCACAACGCCCTGTGGAACACGCTTCTGGTGCTGGTGGTCCAGGTGCCGCTGATGCTGGCGCTCGCCACCGCCCTGGCGCTCGCCCTCGACACGCCCTTCCTACGGTGGCGCGCCTTTCTGCGCTTTGCCTTCTTCGCCCCGGTCGTGGTCAGCGAGGTCGCCTATTCCGTCGTGTTCCGCCTCCTGTTCAACGGCAATTTCGGCGCGGTGAACGAGGGCCTGCGGGCGCTCGGCATCAATGGTCCGAACTGGTTGCACGAGGGCGCGACGGCCAAGGCCGTGATCGTGCTGGCGCTCACTTGGCGCTGGACCGGTTACAACGCCATCATCCTCCTGGCCGGGCTCCAGTCGATCCCCAAAGACCTGTACGAAGCCGCGCGCATGGACGGGGCGGGCGCCTGGCGCTCCTTCACCCATGTCACGCTGCCGCTTCTCGCGCCGGTTCTAGCCTTCTGCCTCGTCCTCTCCGTCATCGGCACGATGCAGCTTTTCGCCGAGCCGTGGCTCATCACCGATCGCGGCGGGCCCGGCAACGCCACCGAGACGCTCGGCACCTATCTCTACAAGCAGGGCTTCGTGAACCTCAATTTCGGATATGCCTCCGCCATCGCCTATTCCATCGCCGCCATGGCCGCGCTGATCGCTGCGCTGAACCTTCTCCTGGCGCGCAAGGGAGCCGAGGCATGA
- a CDS encoding carbohydrate ABC transporter permease, which translates to MSAGVSTGTKRARRKGFWLTIGLMPFAALWLAPLYLMAVFATQPDAAILSAGVPLLPGRELLSNIGRIVEIATFDRAMLNSIVVALAYALLSAGLSSLAGYAFARYGFRGKNVLFGLLVATLTVPYAVVIIPQYVLVARDLSLANTLIAVIVPPLFNALGVLFMRQTFLSLPQEIVEAARLDGAGELRIFVLIALPLVRPALAALLIILFLASWNNYLWPLLVAPDAAARTAPVALGSLLTVNSVPPWGAVMAGATLMTLPMVALFVFLQRQFVSGITAGAVK; encoded by the coding sequence ATGAGCGCGGGCGTCAGCACGGGCACGAAGCGGGCGCGCCGCAAGGGCTTCTGGCTGACCATCGGGCTCATGCCCTTCGCCGCGCTCTGGCTGGCCCCGCTCTACCTCATGGCCGTCTTCGCCACGCAGCCGGACGCGGCAATCCTTTCGGCGGGAGTTCCGCTCCTGCCGGGGCGCGAACTCCTCAGCAATATCGGGCGGATCGTCGAGATCGCGACCTTCGACCGGGCGATGCTCAACTCCATTGTCGTGGCGCTGGCCTATGCGCTGCTTTCGGCGGGTTTGAGCAGCCTCGCGGGCTATGCCTTCGCGCGCTACGGCTTTCGCGGCAAGAACGTCCTGTTCGGCCTGCTCGTCGCGACACTGACCGTGCCCTATGCCGTGGTCATCATTCCCCAATATGTGCTGGTGGCCCGCGACCTATCGCTCGCCAACACGCTCATCGCGGTGATCGTCCCGCCGCTGTTCAACGCGCTCGGCGTCCTGTTCATGCGCCAGACCTTCCTGTCGCTGCCGCAGGAGATCGTCGAGGCGGCGCGGCTCGACGGGGCGGGCGAGCTGCGCATATTCGTGCTGATCGCCCTGCCCTTGGTGCGCCCGGCGCTGGCTGCCCTTCTCATTATCCTGTTCCTGGCCTCCTGGAACAACTACCTTTGGCCGCTTCTGGTCGCGCCCGACGCGGCGGCGCGCACCGCACCGGTGGCGCTCGGCTCGCTGCTCACGGTCAATTCCGTGCCGCCCTGGGGCGCGGTCATGGCCGGGGCCACGCTCATGACCCTGCCCATGGTCGCCCTCTTCGTCTTCCTTCAGCGCCAGTTCGTGTCCGGCATCACCGCTGGGGCGGTGAAGTGA
- a CDS encoding IS5 family transposase (programmed frameshift) has product MAHFVSDDLWAAVEPLLPPDPPKPKGGRSRIDDRAALAGIVFVLRTGCPWRDVPGELGGSGKTCWRRLCEWHAAGVWDRLHRVLLQRLAGAQALDWSRAALDSASLPAKRGGSETGPNPMDRGKPGTKRHIVTDRQGTLLGLTLSGANRNDSMMLAPTLDAVPSVRNGRGRPRRRPIKLHADKAYDHKRSRRECRARSITPRIARRGMDTSQTLGRHRWVVERTFAWLAQFRRLAVRYECRANIHLAFTKLACAIICIRQIRRFCP; this is encoded by the exons ATGGCGCATTTTGTTTCCGACGACCTCTGGGCGGCTGTGGAGCCGCTTCTTCCACCTGATCCGCCCAAGCCGAAGGGCGGGCGTTCGCGCATTGATGATCGGGCGGCCCTGGCTGGCATCGTGTTCGTTCTTCGCACCGGCTGCCCGTGGCGCGACGTTCCGGGCGAGTTGGGCGGCTCGGGCAAGACATGCTGGCGGCGTCTTTGCGAATGGCATGCGGCCGGGGTCTGGGATCGCCTGCATCGTGTGCTTTTGCAGCGGCTGGCCGGGGCTCAGGCACTGGATTGGAGTCGGGCGGCTTTGGACAGTGCCAGCCTGCCCGCCAAACGGG GGGGCTCTGAGACGGGGCCGAACCCGATGGACCGCGGCAAGCCGGGAACCAAGCGCCACATCGTCACCGACAGGCAGGGCACGCTGCTCGGCCTGACACTGTCGGGCGCCAACCGAAACGACAGCATGATGCTGGCGCCGACCTTGGATGCCGTTCCAAGCGTTCGTAACGGTCGTGGCCGGCCTCGGCGTCGCCCCATCAAGTTGCACGCCGATAAAGCATACGATCACAAACGTAGCCGCCGGGAGTGCCGGGCCCGCTCCATCACACCCCGCATCGCCCGGCGCGGCATGGATACGAGCCAGACGCTGGGTCGCCATCGCTGGGTGGTCGAGCGCACCTTTGCATGGCTCGCACAGTTCCGCCGCCTCGCCGTGCGCTACGAGTGCCGCGCCAACATCCACCTCGCCTTCACCAAACTCGCCTGCGCCATCATCTGCATCCGGCAGATCAGACGGTTTTGTCCCTAG
- a CDS encoding helix-turn-helix domain-containing protein, translating to MTDQGVGIGRSAHLPVESFLVRGNDFLIAGCEDVFLMSAPHTHSQVEMNYVLSGRVVYRHDGRVAALEAGDLGLFWGAIPHQSVEVAPGTRYVCIYLPLEMFLGAPIGEALRSAVLAGGLMVAAEPRRFEPEAMCRMRAEWLASGDMRLRDLVAAEVVLLLRRLDVTGWRDLLSGSHEEGRAVSGAMPPKVLEMTRFIAEHGHEAITVADVAKAARLHPNYAMTRFRALLGMTIAHYILRHRMMAAQTLLLSTRKDLAAIAFETGFGSVSQFHRSFRSYFSCTPASFRRHMRPVEGIPLAAKN from the coding sequence ATGACGGATCAGGGGGTAGGGATCGGCCGTTCGGCGCATCTGCCGGTGGAGAGTTTCCTCGTTCGCGGCAATGATTTCCTGATCGCCGGCTGCGAGGACGTCTTCCTCATGTCGGCCCCCCACACGCACAGCCAGGTCGAGATGAACTACGTCCTGAGCGGTCGGGTGGTTTATCGGCACGATGGCCGCGTGGCGGCGCTGGAGGCCGGCGATCTCGGCCTGTTCTGGGGCGCGATCCCGCACCAGAGCGTCGAGGTCGCGCCGGGCACGCGCTATGTCTGCATCTACCTGCCGCTGGAAATGTTTCTCGGCGCTCCGATCGGCGAGGCGCTGCGCTCGGCCGTGCTGGCGGGCGGCCTGATGGTAGCGGCCGAGCCCCGGCGCTTCGAGCCCGAGGCGATGTGCCGGATGCGCGCCGAATGGCTGGCGAGCGGCGACATGCGCCTGCGCGATCTCGTGGCGGCGGAGGTCGTTCTCCTTCTGCGCCGGCTCGACGTGACGGGCTGGCGCGACCTCCTGTCGGGCTCGCACGAGGAAGGGCGCGCGGTGTCCGGCGCCATGCCGCCCAAGGTTCTGGAGATGACGCGCTTCATCGCCGAGCATGGCCACGAGGCGATCACGGTGGCGGACGTGGCCAAGGCCGCGAGGCTCCACCCGAACTACGCGATGACGCGCTTTCGCGCGCTGCTCGGCATGACGATCGCCCATTACATCCTGCGCCATCGCATGATGGCGGCGCAGACCCTTCTCCTGTCCACACGCAAGGATCTTGCCGCCATCGCCTTCGAAACCGGCTTCGGCTCGGTGAGCCAGTTCCACCGCTCCTTCCGCAGCTATTTCAGCTGCACCCCCGCCAGCTTCCGCCGCCACATGCGCCCGGTTGAGGGCATTCCACTGGCGGCCAAGAACTGA